The genomic stretch GAGAACACATGTAAGGGAGCAGGCAGGGGCACAAGagacaagcaaacacaacacactcGTGCAACCGCACATACACAAAATAacagcacaataaacaacaaaccattccaaaaataaattgtacaagtcCTGCAAGGGCTGATGGGAATCGAGTCCCCTGATTCTACTTAAACCATTTACGTTTGAACAACTAAAGTAAATCTGAATGTTCAACTAACTTAAAATGGACAAGAGTTATGAATAAAATTTGAATTTTTaagttaatgttaatttatttaggGTGACTTTGGGATTTACAGTGTAGGGGTTCTGTGActtcataaattacgagaccaaaGGTCACAGAAAcacgagatggaattgttttcctgtaactcactgaagaggcccatctattatttttcattaaacatggatacccttgtgatgctaatgttaaaaaagacgaggttcagcagtacagttgggtttttttttttagtgtttcagtgctgtacagacgttctatgtcgttatccgtttctatgagatacgaatgtaccagatttacttttttttttacgtattctcattttgttgatcgttaatgaacatttctgtactgtgggtgttgtcgagtgattgaaaacgagacattttgtgtttgaattgaaagtgatggtctcgaggagtcgaatgggtcaaagttcaagtatattttcctctagaggaattatcactttttgacatcactgctgtggtattatgcctttatTTGTAGAATGGCtaaggatgcaaatatagcctttatccaggtatatatatatacacacacacaaagtatagGATATACTTCACAGCCTCAATCATTGTAATCAGTATAAACAGCCACGTTATTTAAAGTGTGACTGgcattttataactttttttttattcttataacTGGAAATCATTTCATGGAGCTCTCTGAAAAAAATAGACAGCATTTATACTGAACGAGCATAGGGTGCTGCTGCTCTTTTTATTAACCAGAAGGCTCTGAAAGTGATCTATTAGAAAAGCAAAATGATCCTGTCCCACTGCAGATTGTACTGAGATAAGTGTTGCCGTAAATGTCAGTCAGTGGCAATTAAAAATCCAGCTGGGGCTTAGTATCTACAAGTGGAGAGAGGAACTGACGAACAGACCAGCCAGTAGCCTGCCAACAGGGGAAATGACTCACCAGCCAGCACATTTGGCTTGTTCAACTGACAAACCAATGAGACAAGCATTGACTAAGATGTAAAACACTGGAAGGAGCATTGCTTTCTGCACAGCTCCATACTTTACTTGTAACAGAAATCACAGTGGGAGATGCTTTTCATCATACTGCTAGCCAGCGACTTCAGTGAAGAACAGCTATGGCATTCTATATCTGAAACAGACGAAACCAAAAGGAAAGATCTTTCACAGTTACGATTTATCAACACTAATTTGCATCTTAAGAAACATTATTGGCTTTTTAGATGTTTTCTTCTTACACAGTGATCTTTAATAGCAACACAGTCTTTACACATGTTGCACAGTCCTTATATACAAAGAATGTTGTGTAATGTCTTGGCCAAATTACCTTTTATCATTTGCAACAGTATTACATGATTCTTATTAGATTATTTTTGATAACTTACGTAATTTCTAAGCGCTCAGGAGGCAACATCAGTTTTGTAAGACTTCACCTACTAACACCGGTcataacttttgtattttttatttttatttatttttttaatatttatcatatttgtaaatatttctaaatgtagctttacgcagtttaatgtgtgattttttttctacACTCTGTAAAGATTGGGGAGGGGGGACAATGATTCAGGGAGCTAGCCTTTTCAAGGTCAACCTTCTGGTGTACTTTATGAAGCTGCCTCCTTGAGGTAGAATCCAGTAACTGGTGCATAACCACTTCATGCTGTTTCTTTCATACTTACCTCAAGTGTCTGGACGGAGGAGTCGTGGTGCACTGTGCTCAACTCTAGCAACATAGGAGATATGAACTGTACATTCAGCTGTGGCTCCGACTGCTATGGAGTCTCAAAGTATCCCTGTCTGCAGGTCTTTGTCATCCTGAACTCCTCTGGAGAAGTGTACCGGCTGTCCCACACGGAGGAGACTCTGGAAATCAACCCTGAGGTGAGCAGCAGACATAACACTATGTCTATGACCTTTGGTGGCAAAGGCTGCTGTGGTACACGTTACACTAGTTTAGGCTAAATAAATTGATGACGTCAGGGAGCCTGAAAATGACAGTGTTGAAAGTGACAATGGATTTTCTGTTAGAAGCTGAGATGCTTTCAGGGTAATGGGGAAGAGGAGGCAACATGTTTGATCAATGCTCAGTGACTTTTCTGAGGGATGCTTTATGATGTTTCTTGTTAATTTACTCCCTTTCCCTGTATTCCTCTCCAGTTCCCTTTTTGTAGCAATGTTTTCCATTGGTTGCACCCGCCCATACATGCATTAAGATCTGTTCCAATGCTGTTCCTTTTGAATGCCAAATGTAACAcctatgtgtgtatgtgtctacATGTTAATGCTACATCATGCTGACCCATGGCACTAGTGCTGATGTGAAAAGACTTGGCAAAGCATGGTAACACAATCCAATATTTAGGTTCTAATCACCTTTGCCCTCTTATTCAAACTTGAGcccttaatgtgttttttgttatctgtgtgttctgtatgattttttattgcatttgcaaTTGCAATCAGTATCTTTCATTATTTGTTAATTCAGAGAACCATATTGTAAAAATGACAAACGAAGACAACTGACACTAATACATTTGACAAATGGCATATTACATTGATTGAATGCAAAAAGATGTAAGTGTGTAGATTTTACAACATAAGAATAGGTCAATAAATCAAGTAAAgtgttttttctgttgtttttttctagtgCTTTTATGTACCGAAATGCAAAAAGACGTGCAACATGACTGTAATCGAGAGCATTGCTGAGCATTTCAAAAAACATCAACAGTTTCCATGCTTTCATGACCGGGAAAGAAAACAAGACAATGTCCTTTTGACTAGACTGTACGGGCCCAGCGCTGTCTTTCACTCCCTCTTCTGGCCTACCTGTATGCTCATTGGAGGTACCCTCATCATCACCATGGTGAAGCTCACACAGTATCTCTCCTTGCTCTGCGAGGGCATCAGCAAAGTCAAAAGGTGAAATGTAAAAGGAAAAAACAGTCTTACACTCCACACCAAAGAACCTTAAGAAGTGTAAAGAATGCTATATTCCCAAACTGCTGTATCCGAAAAGTCTTGTTTGCCACATTTCCTAACACTTATCTTGTTAACATTGAAGGGTCAAGTATAAAAGCAGCGTATTCTTCATTTCTGAACGTTTTGATCTAGGTCTGTGTAAAGTGACTGTTCCTGCCTGTCACGTGAAGGCATTCTAGAACGGAATACTTAGTCACCATCATTTCATTTCTGGAAATTCAGTTGCCTTAAGCTTCTCTCAGTGTGAAAGAAAAGTATCCCACAGAATTGCAGCCATAAAAATTGTGGATGTTAATGAAAAAGCAATGAATGTCTTTCACGCGAGAACACTTTAAAGCCAAGAAATCCCAAAACACAGAGCCAAGCTGACAGTGAAATGGAATGCAGTGCTGTTGCAAGAATGTTCGAATCAGTGATGGTCAAGTAATGCCTGTTGGAGGATCAGGACTGTGGAGTGGTATAACACAAACATCAGGTAAAAATGTCTATGTATGCATGTCTATGTACCAGCAAGTTGACATGCTTCTTATCATGCTTAGGTCCTATATTCACAAAACCAAATCAATGAAGGACATGTCACCTTTATACATTCAAGTGTGCACATCTCAAGAGGTGTAACGTGATTAGAGTGTTTTCTATAGAGGTGGAAAAGAGAGAATGAAATCGGTAGCCATCACACAGTAAAGCAGTGGGCAGTTTATTGGGATTCTAACGTCCATTTTATTGTGCTACTTTGTTGCATTATAATTCACACCCTCCTTGGACAACAATGCTGTAGTGTGACAAGCTATGCCCTTGACCCCTTGGTGCCAGCAGCAATTAGTTGGCATACTGATGACAAATGTCAACTGTCATGTGATGTCCCAGATACCCGACCAGCAAGACATTTTCAGTGAGGCATTTAGAAACAGTTTCCCTGTTCCATGGAGGTTCAAACTCACTATATGAAAATTGTTTAAGAAATTGCTTGTGAAGTTTTTGTACtgttgatacttttttttttcttttttttaaaactataatcGTTCTGTAATACTTTATACTTGGGGCCAACAGGAAGCAATGGGATATGGGCATTTCCAACAGAAtaacactgtataaaaaaatgttatttaattaaaaaacaaaatgttgccaATGCATACAAGTTTAGCATTGAGGATCGCTCCCTTAAATTGGTTGCCATCATACATGTCTTGACTGACAACACCATTATGATATCAAATGATAACTAAAGAAATCTGGAGCAGCTACAAGAATCTGGATTATCGATAAATCTCCAAGGATTTCTCCAAACGACTTGAAAAAACCTGCCCTTTGCttttggtctttgttccaaccctgctttaaattgtttaattgaaccaattaaacctccatccagaccctgaagtagttaattatatcattttacctgttaagtGGAATGGAGTGGAATGACATAGATCGACCCTGGACATTCAAAACTTTGGATTACTTTTCGCCTTACTAGAGATCTACTTGTACTTCACCCATACATATATAGTTAGAGTACTGACTGTATTCATATCTAACATATTTCATAATCTCTAACGTCTCGTTCAGGCATACTCTTAGTGGGGTTTTTACAGGAGAGGGCCAGAACATAGGGAGTTAGTAACTGACCTCAGAAACCAATTCTGAGGCAGACCTGTCCATAGCTTAAGGAGCTCAAACAAAACCTGTTTCTTCGGGCTTTGAATGTGGGGATGCAAGAAGACCAAGATTAATTAGAGGataaagtgatatatatatatatatactctttgAGTTTTTTGGACATGATTTTGGAACAAGTCAACAGCAATTATTATTCCATGTAACAGCCACCTGTAATGCCACCTACTgccctttttttaatatatcaattCATCCGTTCCGAACATAAGAATTTATAATGCAGTAAAACTTAATTAACAGGTCACCCgaattgattttattaaattgtttgtgTATGCGAATGAACTTGTCTTTGGGCGACACCAATGTTCAGTAAATGTTAATTAGGTTTCACTGTAGAATATTGATGTTACTGATTAAGTTCTAGTCAGTTAATGCAAATTTCCTTTCACAAACTGCAATTGTTTCCTGTTATATTGTCATCCCATCTCCGGTATTGTATACTTTATCTCTAACACTTGTCTAGTATTAGAAGCCCTGTATTAGATAAATAACTGTTTGTCAAACTTCTGTtgataaagttttaaaaattcaCATAGTGACTTACTTTTCTATTTCgctaatgattaaaaaaaaaagatgatcatttttatatgaaaaaaataaaatacatttgtgcacATTTCTTGTGGTTATTTCATGTGTTATGTACCATCTTTCATCTCTCAGGACTGACCTGGAAATACATGCTACCTTAAGCACTCTGCATGGATTAGGTATAGTGTCTATGAGTACAGTGACCCCCTCTGTTACGTACAGGTATTTCAAACAGGCAAGATAACTCCTATTAGGGTGGAGTATTTGGCTGGGTTACCGCTGATGCAATGCAAACCACACATGTCTTTCACAACTTTTAGAACCTGTTGACAACACAGTGGGTGTAGATTTCCTAATAAATAGATATTGTGTAGCACtgttatcatttaaaaacaatgccaGGAGGGTCTTTAATCAATGCGCACCTGACACAAAGCTCCATGCATATCACAGATGACTTCTACAGACTTAGCACCTCTTGACAGCACTTGGTGGAACTCGacttcataaaaatgtattttacaatctCTAAACGATGAATAGAATCAACGTCCGCTACCCAAAGTCACAGACTGCACAGGCCTAGTCCATAATCAAGTGTAAACTCCACCGTAAGGCTGCACATTTTCGGGTATATACCAGAATCGTTTTATTTTAGCCTGGTTTTCCTTCACTTACACCTTCCTATTTATGAAGTAAATTCCAAAACTGACATGCCTTCTCAGCTAAAATAGAGCCCACTCTTGTATTCGACATTAAGTCACCATCCTTTCTTAGCTGAAATGAACCAGCaatcagatgtgtttttttaaatttttttttttgtattatttatttatttatttttattataattatattctgCTTTTGCATTATATTTCcaattactttgtttgtttttttttgtttgtgtttttttttttttttgggagggggagGTGGTACTCGTAGCTGGCCAGCCAATTAAATATCGATTTCCTTTGTTTGTAGTGATATCTTACAATAGCATTTGTACTGAAACAACATGATCATTGTCTTAGAAGCAGCTCTGCTTCAAGGAAGCCTCATGTTGCATCTGGCTCTTGGATACGATGGTTTAAATGTGCTTCCTGTTTCAGTGTGCGTTTGCTTTAAAGATTCCCAACCAACAGATGCTCACTGAACTCTGAGCTGATGTTCTGGTGAGTTTGTATAGTCAGCCAAAATGTCTACAATTCTGACATTGGCTGCAGACCCAGACTGCAGCAGGTGTACAGTTGCTGTAACATTATCAGTTTTACAGTAGCAGTGTTCTAGTAGCATTTGGTATAATATGAAATCGCCACAACTGGAGAGCAATGAGTGATggggtgttttgtttgtctaagcatagaaaaaaaatattgctgatgCCAAGAGAAATTTGATCCCAGGCCAATATTTCAAGGAAAGCTGGTCTCTTTAGGACTAATTTTTAAATATGACTGATTTTCCCCTTGTGGTAGAGTGGAGCAGTGGTCTAGGCTTTTATGCATGCTTTTCTAAATCAAATTTACAATATATATGAACAAACAACCTGCTGTTCCCATTCCATTCCCATTCCATTCCCTAGACTAACCTCCAAACCAGGGGTCGGGCTCCTGTTTTGATACCCAAACTGGCCACATTCCACGCTACACTGtgcagggatgggattttaaccACATCCCTGACAAACTGAAATCCTACAGCAGAACTGTTTACATGCAGGGGCATCCGCCCTGCCACACCCCTAGTTAAAGTTTCCGATATGTTTGTACTTTGGCTAGGATTTCAATGATTAATCAGCATGGAAGAAAGATTAGAGAAGTTTAGAGAAAAGGTGAGCAAGTCCCATTTAAAAGAAGGCACACATTACCAGGCGGAAGTATAAGACGAGTATAGGTGCAAAATACTTCTAGGAGACACAGTAGGAAAGTTGACTGTAGCCAaacttaaacaattaaacaaccaCTTTGCATCAGTttcagaaatattgcatgaaCACCGAAAAGTGTTTATACAGAGGCAGAGACACACTGCAAATGAAGGGCTCTATGGATTTCGAATAAAGTACTCTGGCTCCCTCTACTGTCCCCAACCCATTACTACACCAAATATTGAATAACGTTAGGAACTCTGTCTTGTGCAGCACAGCATACTgataattctttaaaaataaataaatatctgtgtTTAATAACAggcaacaaatatatatatatatatatatatatatatatatatatatatatatatatatatatatatatatatagtaaatagaAGAGCAAGACACAGTCATAAAATCGACAGAAGTTGTTTCAAAAGGTATACAACACTCAATACTCAGAGGAAAACGTTTAGTTGCAAATAAAAAGCTGTGAAGTCCACTGTACAGCGAAGTCCCACAAAGGTTTTTTGAAATAACTTTATAAATGTTACATGTCTAtgctaatgtatttttgtataaaatgtgccGCGCTATGATGAAAATAACAATATAGGAAACACTCGCTTGTACCAGAGGCAATGAAAAGTAACCACACCACCTGTACTTACTaagttccacttttttttttttacattacaatacTATGCTAGTAAATAAGAGAGCAGCCAGAAAGTATATCCAAGGGGCAAAAGCATCTTcaataaataagcaaaacaatatttacctCCAAGGAAAGTAGCTTTTAGTGTGAcacaatgctatatatatatatatatataatatatatatatatatatatatatatatatatattatatatgtatgtgtgtgtgtgtgtgtgtgtgtgtgtgtgtgtgtgtgtttgtgcaataACGGAAGCCTGCATTCTTCTCCCAGTAATGCACGCTGACAAGCTTTTAGTTCCAGTAATGATTAGTCACCCGTTGCACCAAACCAATGAAAGATTGGAAAGAGAGAAAATAAGCAATCACAAACCGCTGACAATACAAGTCATGTGACTTACGGCAAACAGCAGCTCGCTTTACAGACTGGACGGGATCCTAGGTAAGAAACTGACCAAACAAGGTCACACTACACTTTTGAACATGATTTCCCGGTCGACTTCTGTTTCATTTCGTGTTGAAAGCTGTCTAGAAGCATCTATTCGTAAGAATGAGTGGCAGTTCCAGGAATAACCTCAACGTTCTCGTTTTGCATTTCCACACCGTTCAGTTAAATGTCTACAAGATAATAGATTTATTAAGTTACCTTGACTTAACTGATAAAGATTATATATTTCCGTAATAAATAGTTTCTCCATAATGATCTGGTTAAGTCTAACGCTAAATCAATGTATTAATTTTTACCTTAGAAAAcctgtttttctgttgttgttgttttgtttttttaaaatttatatacaCAAATGATAATTTTCTTTGATCAGGGGTGTTAATTATTCGGATGCCTTTAGAACTTCCTCTGACCTTGAACAGTGACTGGAGAGCAGTACCGGGAAGGCTGCTTTACCCAACTTTCACTCAGCAGATCAGATTTATGTTTCTGGTACAGGATGCTTCTACTCAAAGTGAAGCTGTTTGTGTTCCAGCACAGTCTCATCTGAAATCTGTGTGCAAGAATAATAAGCATATAGGCGGCTGAATTTAAACTGAACTGACTACTTCACAGCTGACTCgtttgtgtggtttttatttctacatggaaaaagaaacagttaataggataaatagcttcaaatacaatttttaataGAATTTTAACACTAGCTTGTTACAGCCATACCGGTAAATACATTATAACTCGATATTTGAGAACCAGGACCTAGAACCAATCAGAATGATtgcacatttcattaaaaaaaagaacattgtatAAATACTTAACCATGCCAGTAAGAAACAACTGAGAGtggttatttgcttgtttttatcaGTAGTCAGTTGTttcatgctgcttttttttttttttttcactaataaTGAAACAGTTTAGCTGGAAATTGGTAGCAACTGGTTAATCTGAATGTTTTTCAGGAATCAGATCCAAAGATGCCATTGATTCCTGCTGGGATTGATTTAGCTTTAGGGTTAACCAGGTCATGTAAAAACTGGATAATCTGAGACAGTGAAGAGAGAGGataataaattcaatttaaaaaaaataaaaaaaaagtttgaaaaggCAGGGGATTGGAATTGCCTACAGCAGGACATTTCAATGGGCCCTAAATGCAAAATGAATTTCCTATAGTCCATATTTATTACAACACCGCTTTTTCAAAGAAGCTTTGGAACTCAAACCTAATTTGATTACAGCTGATAATCTACAGCATGACTAATGCTGGGTTGAATTGATTCCCACCCCCGCCTCACTTTCATTTACTGTTGATTAATGAGATGTAGCAATTTGTAAAATTGGTAAATCCGTTACTGTCTGGGAAGGAATCCCTAAGAAAACA from Polyodon spathula isolate WHYD16114869_AA chromosome 11, ASM1765450v1, whole genome shotgun sequence encodes the following:
- the LOC121323416 gene encoding calcium-activated potassium channel subunit beta-2-like isoform X2; this encodes MFLWTGSRAAQGSQYERRTVYQRIREHGHLDKRKTVTALKAGEDRAILLGLTMIMCSVMLYFVLGITILRSYMESVWTEESWCTVLNSSNIGDMNCTFSCGSDCYGVSKYPCLQVFVILNSSGEVYRLSHTEETLEINPECFYVPKCKKTCNMTVIESIAEHFKKHQQFPCFHDRERKQDNVLLTRLYGPSAVFHSLFWPTCMLIGGTLIITMVKLTQYLSLLCEGISKVKR
- the LOC121323416 gene encoding calcium-activated potassium channel subunit beta-2-like isoform X1; this translates as MPSCLPLPSVWYDFSSDPHKGIPMQREESYIGFNRPKKKVGSFAHQTQSSAVRRSGGGGKFSKMFLWTGSRAAQGSQYERRTVYQRIREHGHLDKRKTVTALKAGEDRAILLGLTMIMCSVMLYFVLGITILRSYMESVWTEESWCTVLNSSNIGDMNCTFSCGSDCYGVSKYPCLQVFVILNSSGEVYRLSHTEETLEINPECFYVPKCKKTCNMTVIESIAEHFKKHQQFPCFHDRERKQDNVLLTRLYGPSAVFHSLFWPTCMLIGGTLIITMVKLTQYLSLLCEGISKVKR